A single region of the Lotus japonicus ecotype B-129 chromosome 4, LjGifu_v1.2 genome encodes:
- the LOC130712782 gene encoding uncharacterized protein LOC130712782 → MFGRFQTIVNGLRNLDRKYVDQITKILRCLPRRWRPKVTTIQEAKDLSTLRLEDLLGSLKVHEIEVAHDEGLKKQKNIAFKANSSKVIQTKEQSEEEESSEEMSDDEQALFNRKFKRMWIKQQKGKGTSRKDNKRDSSLKKKPFTHKSEGGSNLDKSNITCFECKKPGHIKPDCPKLAKKSGKKPFYKKKKALAVGWDESENGSEDEDEDEDEDALFALMASAESSEDEDDDEVKPENLKEEFNELLEHSYTLSEKYKALKKQFAKLQLEHEKVLIEKNHALKKNIALKEQDSVKEVTSLKKRVKVLIDDLSTFTIGHDNLVKLCGNNRELYDKSGLGFDSE, encoded by the coding sequence ATGTTTGGAAGATTCCAAACCATTGTCAATGGGCTTAGGAATCTTGATCGCAAGTAtgttgatcaaatcacaaagaTTCTAAGATGCCTTCCCAGAAGATGGAGACCCAAGGTCACAACCATTCAAGAAGCTAAAGATCTCAGCACCTTGAGATTGGAAGATCTTCTGGGATCCCTAAAGGTTCATGAAATAGAGGTAGCTCATGACGAAGGtttgaagaagcaaaagaacATTGCCTTCAAAGCAAACAGTTCAAAGGTCATCCAAACAAAAGAacaatctgaagaagaagaatcctcAGAAGAAATGTCAGACGATGAACAAGCCCTcttcaacagaaagttcaagcgtatgtggatcaaacaacagAAAGGAAAAGGTACTTCAAggaaggacaacaaaagagatTCAAGCTTGAAGAAGAAACCGTTCACTCACAAAAGTGAAGGTGGCTCAAACTTGGACAAAAGCAACATCacctgcttcgagtgcaagaAGCCAGGACACATCAAGCCTGACTGTCCAAAACTTGCAAAGAAATCAGGCAAGAAGCCCTtctacaagaaaaagaaagcacTAGCTGTTGGATGGGATGAATCCGAGAACGgttcagaagatgaagatgaagacgaAGATGAAGATGCACTCTTTGCTCTTATGGCTTCTGCAGAAAGCTcggaggatgaagatgatgatgaggtaaAACCCGAAAAccttaaagaagaattcaaCGAATTACTTGAGCATTCATATACTCTATCTGAAAAATACAAAGCTTTGAAGAAACAGTTTGCTAAATTACAACTTGAGCATGAAAAAGTTTTAATAGAAAAGAATCATGCACTTAAGAAGAATATTGCTTTGAAAGAACAAGACTCTGTTAAGGAAGTGACTTCTCTTAAGAAAAGAGTTAAAGTACTAATAGATGATCTATCCACATTCACTATAGGACATGATAATCTAGTTAAACTTTGTGGAAATAATCGTGAACTGTATGATAAAAGTGGACTAGGATTTGATAGTGAATAA